In Prunus dulcis chromosome 1, ALMONDv2, whole genome shotgun sequence, the following are encoded in one genomic region:
- the LOC117614832 gene encoding uncharacterized protein LOC117614832 isoform X1, with the protein MGCGESKLAVATSNTILRRKKSNVGGSSKKSKDIETVLENVDNGSSTVQQPADCKSSEQVLDKDRENINVNNNVGGREPVAAEEKAKDIIVNNEDGDYEDDGDKESLDKSNKEEHGEAAERLITHGSPNRFFSSRKLDEEGIDGIISEGRSGTSDYYTPRYGAGSKGSLYFKVDDDILEDNKELGLEAEETKAPETQQNEEPVKPEENLVKEAEVAVTTAIAEPKVVEPKVSILDEEEKNNLNLKTE; encoded by the exons ATGGGTTGTGGGGAATCAAAACTGGCGGTTGCCACCAGCAACACCATCCTCCGCCGCAAGAAATCCAATGTTGGGGGCTCTTCCAAGAAGAGCAAAGACATCGAAACCGTCCTGGAAAACGTGGACAACGGCAGCTCAACGGTGCAACAACCAGCAGATTGTAAGAGCAGCGAACAAGTACTCGACAAGGATCGTGAGAATATTAATGTAAATAACAATGTTGGTGGCCGCGAGCCAGTGGCGGCTGAGGAGAAAGCGAAGGACATCATTGTAAATAACGAAGATGGAGATTATGAAGACGATGGTGATAAAGAATCCTTGGACAAAAGTAACAAAGAAGAGCACGGTGAGGCTGCGGAGAGGCTGATCACCCACGGCTCCCCAAACCGTTTCTTTTCGTCTAGGAAATTAGATGAGGAAGGAATTGATGGGATTATTTCTGAGGGCCGGTCTGGAACGTCTGACTATTACACTCCCCGCTATGGAGCCGGCAGCAAGGGTAGCTTGTACTTCAAGGTAGACGATGATATTCTAGAAGACAACAAAGAATTGGGTTTGGAAGCAGAAGAAACGAAAGCCCCAGAGACACAACAAAATG AAGAGCCCGTAAAACCGGAGGAGAATTTGGTGAAGGAAGCAGAAGTGGCAGTCACAACAGCCATTGCTGAACCCAAAGTGGTAGAACCCAAAGTTTCTATCcttgatgaagaagagaagaataatCTGAATCTGAAAACAGAGTGA
- the LOC117614832 gene encoding uncharacterized protein LOC117614832 isoform X2, with translation MGCGESKLAVATSNTILRRKKSNVGGSSKKSKDIETVLENVDNGSSTVQQPADCKSSEQVLDKDRENINVNNNVGGREPVAAEEKAKDIIVNNEDGDYEDDGDKESLDKSNKEEHGEAAERLITHGSPNRFFSSRKLDEEGIDGIISEGRSGTSDYYTPRYGAGSKGSLYFKVDDDILEDNKELGLEAEETKAPETQQNEPVKPEENLVKEAEVAVTTAIAEPKVVEPKVSILDEEEKNNLNLKTE, from the exons ATGGGTTGTGGGGAATCAAAACTGGCGGTTGCCACCAGCAACACCATCCTCCGCCGCAAGAAATCCAATGTTGGGGGCTCTTCCAAGAAGAGCAAAGACATCGAAACCGTCCTGGAAAACGTGGACAACGGCAGCTCAACGGTGCAACAACCAGCAGATTGTAAGAGCAGCGAACAAGTACTCGACAAGGATCGTGAGAATATTAATGTAAATAACAATGTTGGTGGCCGCGAGCCAGTGGCGGCTGAGGAGAAAGCGAAGGACATCATTGTAAATAACGAAGATGGAGATTATGAAGACGATGGTGATAAAGAATCCTTGGACAAAAGTAACAAAGAAGAGCACGGTGAGGCTGCGGAGAGGCTGATCACCCACGGCTCCCCAAACCGTTTCTTTTCGTCTAGGAAATTAGATGAGGAAGGAATTGATGGGATTATTTCTGAGGGCCGGTCTGGAACGTCTGACTATTACACTCCCCGCTATGGAGCCGGCAGCAAGGGTAGCTTGTACTTCAAGGTAGACGATGATATTCTAGAAGACAACAAAGAATTGGGTTTGGAAGCAGAAGAAACGAAAGCCCCAGAGACACAACAAAATG AGCCCGTAAAACCGGAGGAGAATTTGGTGAAGGAAGCAGAAGTGGCAGTCACAACAGCCATTGCTGAACCCAAAGTGGTAGAACCCAAAGTTTCTATCcttgatgaagaagagaagaataatCTGAATCTGAAAACAGAGTGA
- the LOC117613795 gene encoding uncharacterized protein LOC117613795 codes for MPPTRKYVSGYTKRLRKRKIKELTQSQRGALDRFIVRESHATIDENIFNEQEQDDVELQDIEKNMDECVGNAEQNENDDNENADIDDHNEDVEDVDIENHNNENITDLFNEEPSQSIPLDIYDPRNWDNIDPKFRDLLVEKGPIRDLLIGKGPKDHLHRRFSSTFYTRYLPNGEQHDRDWLILAFRGSNEKIHDINNGNFMGQVEMIAEWDPVMKEHVRRMDDKETHYHYLSHKIQNELILLLASELKSAIIKKIEEAKYFSVILDCTPDASNQEQMSLIVRCVDVSTNPIKVEEFFLEFLVMNDTTGQGLFEELQTVLQKLKLDIDNVRGQGYDNGSNMSGKYQVTCWESRIESVRAIRFQAADLREALLQLAESDGDSKITSEANSLATYELGNFEFLLGMVIWYDILGAVNVVSKNLQSEDMLIDVAIDKVKGLITFFEKYRENGFTEAMYTAKEIATDMGIDPVFLEKRKIRRKKHFDENTCEPSQSVPKSAEEKFRIDYFLYLVDQAIGSLRRRFQQYQEYENIFGFLFTSKKLNSLDDCDLKNSCSHLESILKNDKFFDVDGEDLFVELKMEGARVIVWSHKILLESYELDKK; via the exons ATGCCACCTACTAGAAAATATGTTTCTGGATATACAAAACGgcttagaaaaagaaaaatcaaggaaTTGACTCAATCTCAAAGAGGAGCTCTTGATAGATTCATTGTTAGAGAATCACATGCTAcaattgatgaaaatattttcaatgaacaagaacaagaTGATGTTGAATTGCaagatattgaaaaaaatatggatGAATGTGTGGGTAATGCTGAGCAGAATGAGAATGATGACAATGAAAATGCTGATATTGATGATCATAATGAAGATGTTGAAGATGTAGACATAGAAAATCATAACAATGAGAACATCACTGATTTATTCAATGAAGAACCAAGCCAGTCCATTCCATTGGATATTTATGATCCAAGAAATTGGGATAATATTGATCCCAAATTCCGTGACCTATTAGTGGAAAAAGGTCCTATAAGAGATCTATTAATAGGAAAAGGTCCTAAAGATCATTTACATAGGCGTTTCTCTTCAACATTTTACACTCGTTATTTGCCAAATGGAGAGCAACATGATAGAGATTGGCTAAT TTTGGCTTTTCGTGGAAGTAATGAGAAGATCCATGATATAAACAATGGAAATTTTATGGGCCAAGTGGAAATGATTGCAGAGTGGGATCCAGTTATGAAGGAGCATGTTCGACGTATGGATGATAAAGAGACTCATTATCATTATCTTAGTCATAAGattcaaaatgaattgatACTTTTGTTAGCTTCTGAGCTCAAAAGTGCAATCATTAAAAAGATTGAAGAAGCTAAATATTTTTCTGTGATTCTTGATTGTACTCCAGATGCTAGCAACCAAGAACAAATGAGTTTGATAGTAAGATGTGTGGATGTCTCTACTAATCCAATAAAGGTTGAAGAAttctttttggaatttttggtTATGAATGATACAACAGGACAAGGACTTTTTGAAGAGTTGCAAACGGTGTTGCAAAAACTTAAGCTTGATATTGATAATGTGAGAGGACAAGGCTATGACAATGGATCAAATATGAGTGGGAAATACCAAG TTACATGTTGGGAAAGTCGTATTGAAAGTGTAAGAGCAATAAGATTCCAAGCTGCAGATTTAAGAGAAGCTTTACTTCAGTTAGCAGAAAGTGACGGTGACTCCAAAATAACAAGTGAAGCTAATTCTTTGGCAACATATgaacttggaaattttgagTTCTTATTGGGCATGGTTATTTGGTATGATATATTAGGTGCTGTCAATGTAGTTAGCAAAAACTTACAATCTGAAGACATGCTTATTGATGTTGCTATTGATAAAGTGAAAGGGTTGATTacattttttgaaaagtatagaGAAAATGGGTTTACAGAAGCTATGTATACTGCTAAAGAAATTGCTACTGACATGGGAATTGACCCGGTGTTTCTTGAGAAGCGAAAAATTCGTagaaaaaaacattttgaTGAGAATACTTGTGAGCCATCCCAATCAGTTCCTAAATCAGCTGAAGAAAAGTTTAGAATTGattatttcttgtatttagTGGATCAAGCTATTGGTTCTTTACGAAGAAGGTTTCAACAATATCAAGAGTATGagaatatttttgggtttttgtttacTTCAAAGAAGTTAAATTCATTGGATGATTGCGATTTGAAGAATAGTTGTAGTCATCTGGAAAGcattttgaaaaatgacaAGTTTTTTGACGTCGATGGGGAGGATTTATTTGTTGAGTTGAAA ATGGAAGGTGCTAGAGTGATAGTTTGGTCCCACAAGATCCTACTAGAATCTTATGAATTGGATAAGAAATAA
- the LOC117631743 gene encoding E3 ubiquitin-protein ligase MIEL1 translates to MGGSGNERLDFGKMGYGCKHYRRRCQIRAPCCNEIYPCRHCHNEATSMLSNPFDRHELVRYDVKQVVCSVCDTEQPVARICTNCGVSMGEYFCEICKFYDDDTDKGQFHCNDCGICRIGGRENFYHCKKCGSCYSVGLRDNHLCVENSMRHHCPICYEFLFDSLKDTTVMKCGHTMHCECYNEMMKRDKYCCPICSKSVIDMSRTWRRIDEEIEATAMPEDYRYKKVWILCNDCNDTTEVYFHIIGQKCNHCKSYNTRTIAPPVLPQ, encoded by the exons ATGGGAGGCTCAGGGAATGAACGTCTCgattttggaaaaatgggTTACGG ATGCAAGCATTATAGAAGAAGATGCCAGATTCGAGCTCCGTGCTGCAACGAGATCTATCCATGTCGTCATTGTCACAACGAAGCCACG AGCATGTTGAGCAACCCTTTTGATCGGCATGAGCTCGTCCGCTACGATGTTAAACAA GTTGTTTGTTCAGTTTGTGACACAGAGCAGCCG GTTGCACGAATCTGTACAAACTGCGGCGTCAGTATGGGGGAATATTTCTGTGAAATTTGCAAATTCTACGATGATGAT ACTGATAAAGGGCAATTTCATTGTAATGATTGTGGGATCTGCAG AATTGGCGGTCGTGAGAATTTCTATCACTGCAAGAAGTGTG GGTCTTGCTATTCAGTTGGCCTACGCGATAATCACTTGTGTGTGGAGAACTCCATGCGGCACCACTGCCCCATTTGTTATGAG TTCCTTTTCGACTCGCTGAAAGACACTACTGTAATGAAATGTGGTCACACAATGCACTGTGAATGTTACAATGAAATGATGAAGCGTGACAA ATACTGTTGTCCAATATGCTCCAAGTCAGTGATTGACATGTCCAGAACCTGGAGGAGAATAGATGAGGAG ATAGAAGCAACAGCGATGCCTGAGGATTACCGGTACAAGAAG GTATGGATCCTGTGCAATGATTGCAACGACACTACCGAAGTTTACTTCCACATTATTGGGCAGAAATGCAACCACTGCAAATCATACAACACCCGCACGATTGCCCCCCCAGTTCTTCCTCAATGA
- the LOC117636653 gene encoding uncharacterized protein LOC117636653: MQVVSNTRRLSRALKSPIFIKSDQFLSPDVRVVEAPLTSFQWRNLSTVSSQNSLFSGITRGYLLPMEQRTMCTMMTLRAPFSSEASTVEGGSTEVVKELYDKMLQSVNIKRSMPPNAWLWSLIENCKKHEDIKLLFDILQNLRRFRLSNLRIHSDFNCNLCREVTKACVRVGALDFGKKALWKHNVYGLAPTIGSAHHLLIHAKERGDAKLMMEIMSLLKKNDLPLQPGTADIVFSICYNTDNWQLMSKYSKRFVKAGVNLRQTAFDLWMEFAAKIGDVESLWKIEKLRSESMKQHTVASGFSCAKGFLLEHKPEEAASVIQVLNQTLPDAKKSSIVVELQKLVSEWPLEVIRHQKEEDRKALAVSLTSDIPAMVSGLLTTGLQVNVNIEDLTSKEGVLY; this comes from the exons ATGCAAGTGGTCTCCAATACTCGCAGGCTCTCTAGAGCTCTCAAATCTCCCATTTTTATCAAATCCGATCAATTTCTCTCTCCAGATGTCCGAGTTGTCGAAGCTCCCCTCACTTCTTTCCAATGGCGGAATCTCAGCACCGTCTCTTCGCAAAACTCCTTGTTCTCTG GCATTACTCGCGGTTATCTTCTGCCAATGGAACAACGGACAATGTGCACAATGATGACATTGAGAGCGCCCTTTTCTTCTGAAGCGAGTACCGTCGAAGGTGGTTCCACAG AGGTTGTGAAGGAGCTGTATGATAAAATGCTGCAATCTGTGAATATAAAACGATCAATGCCCCCCAATGCTTGGTTATGGTCATTGATTGAGAATTGCAAAAAGCATGAAGATATTAAGCTTCTATTTGACATATTGCAGAACTTACGCAGATTT AGATTGTCAAATCTTCGCATCCATTCTGATTTTAATTGCAATCTCTGCCGAGAGGTTACTAAGGCATGTGTTCGTGTGGGGGCCCTCGACTTTG GAAAGAAGGCCTTGTGGAAACATAATGTGTATGGGTTGGCTCCTACCATCGGATCTGCTCACCATTTACTG ATACATGCTAAAGAACGCGGTGATGCTAAACTTATGATGGAAATAATGAGTCTTTTAAAGAAGAATGACTTACCCTTGCAACCTGGTACAGCAGATATTGTTTTCAG CATCTGTTACAATACTGATAATTGGCAGCTGATGTCTAAGTACTCAAAAAGGTTTGTCAAAGCTGGAGTAAATCTACGGCAAACTGCGTTTGATCTATGGATGGAATTTGCTGCTAAAATAG GAGATGTTGAATCATTGTGGAAAATTGAGAAGTTAAGATCTGAGTCGATGAAGCAGCACACTGTTGCGAGTGGATTTTCATGTGCTAAG GGTTTTCTCTTAGAACATAAGCCAGAGGAAGCTGCTTCCGTCATCCAAGTTCTAAATCAG ACTTTACCTGATGCAAAGAAGTCCAGCATTGTGGTTGAGCTTCAAAAGTTGGTTAGTGAGTGGCCCTTAGAGGTTATTAGGCACCAAAAGGAAGAGGACAGAAAG GCATTAGCCGTATCTTTAACATCTGATATTCCTGCAATGGTTAGTGGTCTATTAACCACGGGCTTACAAGTGAATGTAAACATTGAGGACCTAACCAGCAAAGAAGGTGTTCTTTATTGA